Proteins encoded together in one Terriglobus saanensis SP1PR4 window:
- a CDS encoding sigma-54-dependent transcriptional regulator: protein MLRNEGADAETSRALSLLVVDDDPAVLRACCEIARSMGYRVVDASSVEEARNELARQQFDVLLLDLKLPVYGGLTLLDEVTAVYPNTAVIVMTAFATVNNALEAMRTGAQDYLTKPFAMDELTVMLERAGNRKQFESDSRRLRDRTLTQTGMIGMVGHSSEMQKLYRIVSKVAFSSHPVLIMGESGTGKELVARSIHANGPKASRPFISVDCGSLVPKLVESELFGYAKGAFTGASRSRDGLLATAGGGTVFLDEVGELSLELQAKLLRALQEKEVHPVGATHAVPISARVVAATNRDLSAMVEQGRFRKDLYFRLNVVNVRMPSLRSRKQDIPLLAAHFLERMRKENGVLYKFSDEVLRVMAEYEWPGNVRELENAIERACALSSGPILHMADMPSPLQNFSTHTSKPSVQKIDERRVSSRRAADVEMAMQVEASRHRQIVSIAELEKQAILSTIRQLHGDKLMAARLLGIGKTTLYRKLKEYGIGE, encoded by the coding sequence ATGCTTCGAAACGAAGGGGCTGATGCGGAGACATCACGAGCACTTTCGCTGTTAGTTGTAGATGACGATCCGGCCGTATTGCGGGCGTGTTGCGAGATCGCGCGCAGTATGGGGTATCGCGTTGTAGATGCAAGCTCCGTGGAGGAGGCACGGAACGAACTGGCCAGGCAGCAATTCGACGTACTGCTGTTGGACCTGAAGCTGCCGGTGTATGGCGGGCTGACCCTTCTGGATGAAGTCACGGCCGTATATCCCAACACCGCCGTGATTGTGATGACGGCCTTCGCCACGGTGAACAACGCGCTGGAAGCCATGCGGACGGGGGCACAGGATTATCTGACCAAGCCGTTTGCCATGGATGAACTCACGGTGATGCTGGAGCGCGCTGGGAATCGGAAACAGTTTGAGAGTGACAGCAGGCGGTTGCGCGACCGAACCCTCACGCAGACGGGCATGATCGGCATGGTTGGCCACTCGTCCGAGATGCAAAAGCTGTATCGCATTGTTTCAAAGGTGGCGTTTTCTTCGCATCCCGTCTTGATCATGGGTGAGAGTGGAACGGGGAAGGAGCTGGTTGCGCGTTCGATCCATGCCAACGGACCGAAGGCGAGCAGGCCCTTCATTTCTGTGGACTGCGGATCACTTGTGCCGAAGCTGGTCGAAAGCGAGCTCTTTGGGTATGCCAAAGGGGCGTTTACAGGAGCAAGTCGAAGCAGGGATGGACTGCTCGCGACGGCAGGGGGCGGGACGGTTTTTCTGGATGAAGTGGGTGAGCTCTCTCTGGAGTTGCAGGCGAAACTCCTGCGCGCGTTGCAGGAGAAGGAGGTGCATCCCGTGGGCGCGACGCATGCCGTGCCCATTTCGGCACGCGTGGTGGCGGCGACGAACCGTGATCTCTCCGCGATGGTGGAGCAGGGGCGCTTTCGCAAAGACCTCTACTTCCGCCTGAATGTGGTGAATGTGCGTATGCCGTCTTTGCGAAGCCGTAAGCAGGATATTCCTTTGTTGGCGGCGCATTTTCTGGAACGCATGCGCAAGGAGAACGGTGTGCTCTACAAGTTCTCGGACGAAGTGCTGCGCGTGATGGCGGAGTACGAATGGCCGGGGAATGTTCGCGAACTGGAAAACGCCATCGAGCGCGCCTGCGCTCTGTCCAGCGGACCCATCCTGCACATGGCAGATATGCCATCGCCGCTGCAAAACTTCAGCACCCACACTTCCAAGCCATCGGTGCAAAAGATCGATGAGCGGCGCGTGAGCAGCAGGAGAGCAGCGGACGTGGAGATGGCCATGCAGGTTGAAGCGTCGCGCCACAGGCAGATCGTATCTATCGCCGAATTGGAGAAGCAGGCCATTTTGAGCACGATACGGCAGCTGCATGGCGACAAATTGATGGCGGCCCGTCTGCTCGGCATTGGAAAGACCACACTCTATCGCAAGCTGAAAGAGTATGGGATCGGGGAGTAA
- a CDS encoding CDGSH iron-sulfur domain-containing protein, with translation MAEETVKITVRPNGPLRVEGAIHLVDADGQEWDLTGKPAVSLCRCGASEKRPFCDGAHNRVGFQCMTSPGNLT, from the coding sequence ATGGCAGAAGAAACGGTAAAGATTACGGTGCGTCCGAACGGGCCACTGCGTGTTGAAGGTGCGATTCACCTGGTGGATGCCGACGGGCAGGAGTGGGATCTCACGGGCAAGCCAGCGGTGAGTCTTTGCCGTTGTGGCGCCAGTGAGAAGCGTCCTTTCTGCGATGGGGCTCACAATCGGGTTGGTTTCCAATGTATGACGAGCCCAGGGAACCTGACCTAG